The Geoglobus acetivorans genome window below encodes:
- a CDS encoding DUF2150 family protein encodes MFYSKERLANWLERINSEEIDIETGKGIDVFDRMLEDYIIACRNLMRSIKAREITKKEAIALINESEKVLEKSFDFGDELKGELFEITKEQMKIVLEALKLVIEGKVSKKSFDKLLNEAFKKEHEGDIEGAFESVVKIAAKVLAGEEFPEDIEIPDEDLIVVGWLDAVDAINTINVLSEIDKSEIEDDVE; translated from the coding sequence ATGTTCTACAGTAAAGAGAGACTCGCAAACTGGCTGGAGAGGATAAACTCAGAGGAAATCGACATTGAAACCGGTAAGGGAATTGATGTATTCGACAGAATGCTCGAAGACTACATTATCGCCTGCCGGAACCTGATGAGAAGCATTAAGGCGAGAGAAATAACCAAAAAAGAAGCCATTGCACTCATTAACGAAAGTGAGAAGGTTCTTGAAAAATCGTTCGACTTCGGTGATGAGCTGAAGGGAGAGCTTTTTGAAATCACCAAGGAACAGATGAAAATAGTTCTTGAGGCTCTCAAGCTCGTTATTGAGGGGAAAGTTAGCAAAAAGAGCTTTGATAAGCTTTTAAATGAGGCGTTTAAGAAAGAACATGAGGGCGATATTGAGGGGGCGTTTGAGAGTGTCGTTAAAATTGCGGCAAAAGTTCTCGCTGGCGAGGAGTTTCCGGAGGATATAGAGATTCCGGATGAGGACCTCATCGTGGTGGGCTGGCTGGATGCAGTTGACGCAATAAATACGATAAATGTCCTCTCCGAGATTGATAAGAGCGAGATAGAAGACGATGTGGAATAA
- a CDS encoding SWIM zinc finger family protein, with amino-acid sequence MWNKIRELKKFDKLDFSLYRFLIDNFGKRGDKAFFYVKEERVKKYRDFFVVVGNEEYIVDDEFCTCRDFQLNLKGLKPCAHIIAVHVARNTGNFDRVDTYYIDFTNMGRRIKI; translated from the coding sequence ATGTGGAATAAGATCAGAGAACTCAAAAAATTCGATAAACTTGATTTTTCTCTTTACAGGTTTTTGATCGATAATTTTGGGAAAAGGGGCGATAAGGCATTTTTCTATGTTAAGGAAGAGAGGGTCAAAAAATATCGTGATTTTTTTGTTGTTGTGGGCAATGAGGAATACATAGTGGATGATGAATTCTGCACATGCAGGGACTTCCAGCTAAATTTGAAGGGTCTTAAACCATGCGCTCACATTATAGCCGTTCATGTTGCCAGAAATACTGGTAATTTCGATAGGGTGGATACATACTACATCGACTTCACGAATATGGGACGGAGGATAAAAATCTGA
- a CDS encoding deoxyuridine 5'-triphosphate nucleotidohydrolase — MTALSKKEIRSLILEKELVADYIDLDTQLQPNGFDCTMRKVARISGTAKIDFDNSERVLPEVEEIEFENDWVFLEKGYYRVYLNEVVRIPEDMMALARPRSSLIRAGANVLTAVWDAGYIGRSEVGLVVYNESGIYLKRNARIVQLVFFRLDNRTEGYSGIYSGENL; from the coding sequence ATGACTGCCCTTTCAAAAAAGGAAATTAGGAGCCTCATTCTGGAAAAGGAGCTGGTTGCTGATTACATTGACCTTGATACTCAGCTTCAGCCAAACGGTTTTGACTGCACGATGAGGAAGGTTGCGAGAATCTCCGGAACTGCAAAAATAGATTTTGACAACTCTGAGAGGGTTTTGCCTGAAGTTGAGGAAATTGAATTCGAAAACGACTGGGTCTTTCTTGAAAAGGGGTATTACAGGGTTTATCTCAACGAAGTGGTTAGAATTCCTGAGGACATGATGGCACTTGCAAGGCCGAGATCGAGTCTGATAAGGGCCGGAGCAAATGTGCTTACAGCTGTATGGGATGCAGGATACATTGGGAGGAGCGAGGTCGGTCTTGTTGTGTACAATGAAAGCGGGATATATTTGAAGAGAAACGCCAGAATAGTTCAGCTCGTGTTTTTCAGACTCGACAACAGGACTGAGGGTTATTCTGGAATTTACAGCGGAGAAAACCTGTGA
- a CDS encoding amidohydrolase family protein, with the protein MYKVLDLTSGETGLLIKDRCWRFEVSDVTPDRILFPSFFNAHTHIADSVVEAPKMSVHELVGPGGYKFSVLRESGEERIIEGMRKSIDLIEKTSATSLEFREGGTDGYELYLKADQEKRLIALSRPSNVEEAEALSKVSPGFNFSSTRDADSELLEYCRKLSRRRGLIFAIHAGEVDSKDVEDAITLEPDFLIHMNMAGRSLLKKALDEGIKIVTCFRSNAFFDVFSVETYRTLSEYENWHIGTDNVMIATPSMLDELKFASNFIEADKLFSAATRNPFYESYTVARLDRFPNLKNPVISVVKRLESCDIECIIREKIYFS; encoded by the coding sequence ATGTATAAAGTCCTCGACCTCACGAGCGGTGAAACCGGACTTCTCATTAAAGACAGGTGCTGGAGGTTCGAGGTTTCGGATGTCACTCCAGACCGCATCCTGTTTCCATCATTCTTTAACGCTCACACCCACATAGCAGATTCGGTCGTGGAAGCTCCAAAAATGAGCGTGCATGAGCTTGTGGGTCCAGGTGGCTACAAATTTTCGGTTCTGAGAGAGTCAGGAGAGGAGAGAATTATTGAGGGCATGAGGAAGTCCATAGACCTGATAGAGAAAACCTCTGCAACATCCCTCGAATTCAGGGAGGGTGGCACTGACGGGTACGAACTCTACCTGAAAGCAGATCAGGAAAAAAGACTCATAGCCCTTTCAAGACCGTCAAACGTGGAGGAAGCAGAAGCACTATCCAAAGTATCTCCGGGATTCAATTTCAGCAGCACGAGAGATGCGGATTCAGAGCTTCTGGAATACTGCAGAAAGCTTTCCAGAAGGAGAGGACTGATCTTCGCAATCCATGCTGGAGAGGTCGACAGCAAGGACGTGGAGGACGCAATAACGCTCGAACCGGATTTTCTGATACACATGAACATGGCAGGCCGGAGTCTGCTGAAAAAAGCGTTGGATGAGGGGATAAAAATCGTAACGTGCTTCAGATCCAACGCATTCTTCGACGTGTTCAGTGTTGAAACCTACAGAACGCTTTCAGAATATGAAAACTGGCACATAGGCACGGACAACGTCATGATAGCCACGCCCTCAATGCTCGATGAACTCAAATTCGCAAGCAATTTCATTGAGGCTGATAAACTCTTCAGCGCCGCTACGAGAAATCCATTCTACGAGAGCTACACGGTGGCCAGGTTGGATAGGTTTCCGAATCTGAAAAATCCTGTAATCTCAGTGGTAAAAAGACTCGAAAGCTGCGATATTGAATGCATAATAAGAGAAAAAATTTATTTCAGCTGA
- a CDS encoding preprotein translocase subunit Sec61beta — translation MAKKEKAPPLMSSAGIMRYFEEEKTQFKVSPRAVVAFGLAVGILAIIMNAYYGLWPG, via the coding sequence ATGGCAAAGAAGGAAAAAGCGCCACCATTGATGTCATCTGCTGGAATCATGAGGTATTTTGAGGAAGAGAAGACTCAGTTCAAGGTAAGCCCCAGGGCCGTTGTCGCCTTTGGACTGGCTGTGGGTATCCTTGCAATAATAATGAATGCATACTATGGACTCTGGCCGGGTTAA
- the engB gene encoding GTP-binding protein EngB, translated as MDSGRVNLEIIFTGRSNVGKSTLFSQLFGVNVRKGKKPGTTIAPNFYHYRDFLATDLPGFGYVKGVSRKFNERVKDFIVRYIEDYAERIAAGIIVIDSGSFVEIVERWDRRGYIPIDVEMADFLRDVGIEVVVSANKFDKVDSPEETIEYISEKLKVSRERIIPTVAKKGDVGGVKNFIRQIFIKNNRHDLIKVLK; from the coding sequence ATGGACTCTGGCCGGGTTAATCTGGAGATAATTTTCACCGGACGATCAAATGTGGGAAAATCGACCCTTTTTTCTCAACTTTTTGGCGTGAATGTGAGGAAGGGTAAAAAGCCTGGAACAACAATTGCACCCAATTTCTACCATTACAGGGACTTTCTCGCCACGGACCTGCCTGGTTTCGGGTATGTGAAGGGTGTCAGCAGAAAATTCAATGAACGGGTGAAGGATTTCATCGTGAGATACATCGAAGATTATGCAGAAAGGATTGCTGCAGGAATAATAGTTATTGATTCGGGGTCCTTTGTGGAAATTGTGGAGCGGTGGGACCGGAGAGGTTACATCCCCATTGATGTTGAAATGGCCGATTTTCTGCGGGATGTGGGGATTGAGGTGGTGGTTTCAGCCAACAAGTTTGATAAGGTGGACAGTCCGGAAGAGACAATCGAATACATATCGGAAAAGCTGAAAGTCTCGAGAGAACGGATCATTCCAACTGTGGCAAAGAAAGGCGATGTTGGTGGCGTGAAGAATTTTATAAGACAGATTTTCATAAAAAACAATAGACATGATTTGATTAAGGTTTTAAAATAA
- a CDS encoding MoaD/ThiS family protein encodes MKSQKRSSQKKIKAKFIFLGGFEFREKEIEADPGVRYSELLSSLGINPETVVVIRNDEPVPIDSEIVPGEVKVLRVISGG; translated from the coding sequence ATGAAGTCGCAAAAGAGGTCCTCCCAGAAGAAGATTAAGGCCAAATTCATTTTTTTGGGAGGTTTCGAATTTAGAGAAAAGGAAATTGAAGCTGACCCTGGCGTCAGGTATTCGGAGCTTCTCAGCTCTCTTGGAATAAACCCTGAAACCGTCGTTGTTATACGAAACGATGAACCAGTCCCCATCGATTCTGAAATTGTGCCTGGTGAGGTCAAGGTTTTGAGGGTCATTTCTGGTGGATGA
- a CDS encoding translin, producing MRDEFFEKIRRELEEKEKMREEIIVKSRKVRLSSSKAIANVHREDLKAAEEYLNNALYLAEDLLNYREKHPDQFYLAHDALQELVEAYTFTHIVQELKIPERFPVSIPQALLPGMADCIGELRRFALTMMVKGESDEKIRKVVEIMEELYHILIEFDFHDRLTGNLRPKLDVARNSIERTKSDLLSAKLINLLDK from the coding sequence TTGAGAGATGAATTTTTCGAAAAAATCAGGCGTGAACTTGAGGAAAAAGAAAAGATGAGGGAAGAAATCATAGTAAAATCAAGAAAAGTCAGACTCAGCAGCTCAAAAGCGATTGCAAACGTACACAGGGAAGATCTAAAAGCTGCTGAGGAATATCTGAACAACGCCCTCTACCTTGCCGAAGATCTGCTGAATTACAGGGAAAAACACCCAGATCAGTTTTACCTTGCCCACGATGCGCTTCAGGAGCTTGTTGAGGCATACACATTCACACACATCGTTCAAGAATTGAAAATTCCCGAAAGGTTTCCGGTCAGCATACCACAGGCGTTGCTTCCAGGAATGGCCGACTGCATCGGAGAGCTGAGAAGGTTTGCGCTGACGATGATGGTGAAGGGAGAGAGTGACGAAAAAATCAGGAAGGTTGTCGAGATCATGGAAGAACTCTATCACATACTCATTGAATTCGATTTCCACGACAGGCTTACTGGAAACCTGAGACCAAAGCTGGATGTGGCCAGAAACTCCATAGAAAGGACCAAATCAGATCTGCTGTCTGCAAAACTTATAAACCTGCTCGATAAATAA
- the twy1 gene encoding 4-demethylwyosine synthase TYW1 → MVKSLEELKGYQIVGKHSAVKTCLWLKKSLKDQGYCYKQKFYGIASHRCLQMSPALICNFSCIHCWRPLNLMPPFESWDEPEFIFEESIKAQQRLLSGFHGTEGVNKKKLREAYEPNQVAISLIGEPTIYPKIAELVEIYNKNGFTTFLVTNGTNPDAVEAVSPYQLYLSITAWNEESHRRLQNAGLWDRIEKTMKIMSEKDTKTVIRLTLIKGINMEPEKFLDVINAAQPEYIEAKAYMHLGHSRLRLSRDAMPEHDEVRAFAERLAKLSGYEIKDESEISRVILLER, encoded by the coding sequence ATGGTGAAAAGCTTAGAAGAGCTGAAGGGTTACCAGATCGTGGGGAAGCACTCTGCGGTGAAAACTTGCCTGTGGCTCAAAAAATCCCTGAAAGATCAGGGTTACTGTTACAAGCAGAAATTTTACGGAATAGCAAGCCACAGATGTTTGCAGATGTCTCCTGCACTGATATGCAACTTCTCGTGCATCCACTGCTGGAGGCCCCTCAACCTGATGCCTCCATTCGAAAGCTGGGATGAGCCTGAATTTATTTTCGAAGAATCGATTAAAGCCCAGCAAAGGCTTCTGAGCGGTTTTCACGGTACCGAGGGCGTGAATAAAAAAAAGCTCAGAGAGGCTTACGAACCAAACCAGGTTGCAATCAGTCTGATTGGTGAGCCGACTATATACCCGAAAATTGCGGAACTCGTGGAAATTTACAACAAAAACGGGTTCACGACGTTTCTCGTTACAAACGGAACAAACCCGGATGCTGTTGAAGCTGTCAGTCCCTATCAGCTGTATCTGAGCATTACGGCCTGGAACGAGGAGTCCCACAGAAGGTTGCAGAACGCCGGTTTGTGGGACAGAATAGAGAAAACGATGAAGATAATGTCGGAGAAAGACACAAAAACGGTGATCAGGCTGACGCTGATAAAGGGGATAAACATGGAACCTGAAAAGTTTCTGGATGTAATAAACGCCGCCCAGCCTGAATACATAGAGGCAAAGGCATACATGCATCTCGGACATTCAAGGTTGAGACTCAGCAGGGATGCGATGCCGGAACACGATGAGGTAAGGGCTTTTGCCGAACGCCTCGCAAAACTGAGCGGATATGAGATAAAGGACGAAAGCGAGATTAGCAGGGTGATTCTTCTTGAGAGATGA
- a CDS encoding AzlD domain-containing protein yields the protein MERLIAILAVALGTYLARVLPFYLSDRINIESAEKYLSSSSAAIISALFVTSFFSTEPDVGKYLTNTIALIFIALVYSRTKNAGISIMLGVIIHFTILSVSKLF from the coding sequence ATGGAGAGGCTGATCGCAATTCTTGCAGTGGCTTTGGGGACATATCTTGCGAGAGTCCTGCCATTCTATCTGTCAGATCGGATCAATATTGAGTCAGCTGAAAAATATCTGTCAAGCTCTTCAGCGGCAATAATCTCTGCACTGTTTGTAACCTCCTTTTTCAGCACAGAGCCGGACGTGGGCAAATACCTGACCAATACCATCGCTCTGATTTTCATAGCGCTTGTGTATTCCAGAACAAAAAACGCTGGCATTTCAATAATGCTGGGAGTCATCATCCATTTCACAATACTCTCGGTAAGCAAATTATTTTAA
- a CDS encoding AzlC family ABC transporter permease has translation MDFRKGLAFSTPIILGYFPVSVTFGVLARTAGFTELETFLCSLLIFAGASQFALISAATFPESVIVPVFLNLRHLVYSTIVHRTVKTGKPYLTAFGLTDEVFATTVSTKATEKFIHGLEIGAYSAWVFGTLAGIYFGNLLISTPLYPSLVFSITALFFVLLLPSIRRHRVSVMVGGIISAIFLFSGLSSLAVIGAGILTPLLTAKAGEVLKWRG, from the coding sequence ATGGATTTCAGAAAAGGGCTTGCATTCAGCACACCAATTATCCTCGGCTACTTTCCGGTCTCGGTTACATTCGGTGTTCTTGCCAGAACAGCAGGATTTACAGAACTCGAAACCTTTCTGTGTTCATTACTGATTTTTGCCGGAGCCAGCCAGTTTGCCCTCATTTCTGCAGCCACATTCCCGGAATCAGTTATAGTGCCGGTGTTTCTCAACCTGAGGCACCTCGTTTACAGCACTATCGTGCATAGAACAGTGAAAACAGGAAAACCCTACCTCACTGCTTTCGGGCTAACAGACGAGGTTTTCGCCACCACTGTGTCAACAAAAGCAACGGAGAAGTTCATACACGGTCTGGAAATCGGCGCATACTCGGCATGGGTTTTTGGAACACTGGCTGGCATATACTTCGGCAACCTTCTGATATCCACTCCCCTTTATCCATCACTCGTGTTCTCGATAACCGCACTATTCTTCGTTCTTCTTCTCCCCAGCATCAGAAGACACCGGGTTTCCGTTATGGTGGGCGGGATCATTTCAGCAATTTTCCTTTTTTCAGGACTTTCATCTCTGGCAGTTATAGGGGCAGGAATTCTGACACCGCTGCTGACAGCAAAAGCGGGAGAGGTGTTGAAATGGAGAGGCTGA
- a CDS encoding ArsR family transcriptional regulator: MKFEEWTKSEDPEKAEELRRRFKMAINNPIRRKILTELYGGSRRAHELADKLGVEEKLLKYHLDILTKGSCIEFREDRIYLTEEGRVLTELILSRG, encoded by the coding sequence GTGAAGTTTGAAGAGTGGACGAAATCGGAAGACCCCGAAAAGGCTGAAGAATTGAGAAGAAGATTCAAAATGGCAATAAACAACCCGATAAGAAGGAAGATTCTGACAGAACTTTATGGCGGGAGCAGACGTGCCCACGAGCTTGCTGATAAACTCGGAGTGGAGGAAAAACTCCTGAAATACCACCTGGACATTCTGACAAAGGGCAGCTGCATAGAATTTCGTGAAGACAGAATTTACCTGACCGAAGAGGGGAGGGTTCTGACCGAACTCATCCTTTCAAGAGGGTGA
- a CDS encoding KaiC domain-containing protein: MARYYELKELETKAPKLFGIPTGTKLDDMFYRIEREGDRYIKKPLGGIPHLAVMNITGVPDTGKSVFAEQFAVTQANSGYRVLFVTVESPANFLYTALKQKAEAMGADFSRVEENIVVIDAAESDELRENVRALIDTMAYAIREKKTSNVIIDSITGLYEHKEVMARQIVRQVFNFLKKFRQTGILVSQKRSAQASESAEAAGGLAVAHIVDGTIVLDKKLIETRWDVNLYGLPLGEVLRTLRIDGCRLTAHDSKTWVFEITDTGLVDIISPLSDYVESKIR; the protein is encoded by the coding sequence GTGGCGAGATATTATGAATTGAAGGAACTGGAGACAAAGGCTCCAAAGCTCTTCGGGATTCCGACAGGGACGAAACTCGATGACATGTTTTACAGGATTGAGAGGGAGGGAGACAGGTACATTAAGAAACCTCTCGGAGGGATACCCCACCTTGCCGTTATGAACATCACCGGTGTACCCGATACAGGCAAGAGTGTGTTTGCAGAACAGTTTGCAGTAACTCAGGCTAACAGCGGCTACAGGGTTCTATTTGTCACTGTCGAAAGTCCGGCCAATTTTCTCTACACTGCCCTGAAACAGAAGGCCGAGGCGATGGGTGCTGATTTCTCCAGGGTGGAGGAGAACATTGTTGTTATTGATGCTGCCGAAAGCGACGAACTCCGGGAAAATGTAAGAGCCCTCATAGATACGATGGCGTATGCCATCAGGGAGAAAAAAACGTCGAATGTTATTATTGACAGCATTACCGGCCTGTATGAACATAAAGAGGTGATGGCGAGGCAGATTGTGCGTCAGGTTTTCAACTTCCTCAAAAAGTTCAGGCAGACGGGTATTCTGGTCTCGCAGAAGAGAAGTGCTCAGGCAAGTGAAAGTGCTGAGGCAGCAGGAGGTCTGGCAGTTGCGCACATCGTCGATGGCACGATAGTTCTTGACAAGAAACTCATCGAGACGAGATGGGATGTCAATCTCTACGGTTTGCCTCTTGGAGAGGTTCTGAGAACTTTGAGGATCGATGGTTGCAGATTGACTGCCCACGACAGCAAGACGTGGGTTTTTGAAATCACCGATACCGGACTGGTGGACATCATTTCCCCTCTAAGCGATTACGTAGAATCGAAAATAAGGTGA
- a CDS encoding KaiC associated regulatory domain-containing protein, whose protein sequence is MEIIARPKGGDVDRMAEKVFMKSIEILGGLKKLVEYRNLTWLPSLAEAAYVIVLRNEALKTYSEIARELGITEATAKNIATADDVKVLDYIRGGLEERPKEHMAGGIAKLAYRALKESGELDLDEVSLNDEMTEILEIAWAVQVLSKIKGLDFPAGKEQLAERLAGILVKEKGREYRIEELLDRIDYPVKSPSELLHKLKMAASA, encoded by the coding sequence ATGGAGATTATTGCAAGGCCAAAGGGTGGAGATGTGGACAGGATGGCAGAAAAGGTCTTCATGAAGAGCATAGAGATTCTCGGAGGGCTGAAAAAGCTCGTTGAATACCGGAATCTTACCTGGCTGCCTTCACTGGCCGAGGCGGCTTACGTTATTGTTCTCAGGAATGAGGCTCTCAAAACCTATTCCGAGATTGCGAGGGAGCTCGGGATCACTGAGGCAACCGCAAAGAACATAGCAACTGCCGATGATGTGAAGGTTCTGGACTATATCAGAGGGGGGCTTGAGGAAAGGCCTAAAGAACACATGGCGGGAGGCATCGCAAAGCTTGCATACAGAGCTTTGAAGGAATCTGGAGAACTGGATCTGGATGAAGTTTCGCTGAACGATGAGATGACAGAAATTCTGGAGATTGCGTGGGCGGTTCAGGTACTTTCTAAGATAAAGGGCCTCGATTTCCCTGCTGGGAAGGAGCAGCTTGCCGAAAGGCTTGCAGGGATACTTGTGAAGGAAAAGGGCAGAGAGTACAGGATCGAGGAGCTGCTTGACAGAATTGATTATCCTGTGAAGAGTCCTTCAGAGCTTTTACATAAGCTGAAAATGGCAGCATCCGCATGA
- a CDS encoding type II toxin-antitoxin system ParD family antitoxin, giving the protein MRKISIRVTDQQYEFIEQLVASGDYANTSEVIREALRLFMNVKRKEMKEVFGDEIRWRGENV; this is encoded by the coding sequence ATGAGAAAAATATCTATCCGTGTCACGGACCAGCAGTACGAATTTATCGAACAGCTTGTTGCAAGTGGTGATTACGCTAATACGAGTGAAGTTATCAGAGAAGCTCTCAGGCTTTTTATGAATGTTAAGCGGAAAGAAATGAAGGAAGTTTTTGGTGACGAAATTAGGTGGAGAGGGGAGAATGTATGA
- the ftsZ gene encoding cell division protein FtsZ produces the protein MKSFIRDAQEYYRREMESKRQNFSIEEFGTPNIVVVGCGGSGNNTVNRLKNIGVDGVTTIAINTDRQHLEMIKADKKILIGRSLTKGLGAGGYPEIGRKAAELARGVLEDLLRDAHLVFVCAGLGGGTGTGSAPVVAEIAKKQGAIVIGMVQMPFSVERARIEKAREGLEELKKHTDTVIVLDNNKLLEYVPNLPIEQAFSVMDQIVAETIKGIVDTITKPSLMNIDYADVRAIMGHGGVAVMLVGEAKSQNKAQEVVRDCLSHPLLEVDYRGATGALIHITGGPDLSIKEAEEIVRDLTFEISDSAMVIWGARIDREFEGIVRVTAIMTGVNPEKAFAAKEEEFAHFSGNGRKKSSGYVKSHSTSEPHPVPSMVAKNFGGIDVL, from the coding sequence ATGAAGTCGTTTATTAGAGATGCTCAGGAATATTATAGAAGGGAAATGGAAAGCAAGAGACAGAACTTCTCGATTGAGGAGTTTGGAACACCAAACATAGTTGTTGTGGGCTGTGGTGGAAGTGGAAACAACACCGTGAACAGGTTGAAGAATATAGGCGTGGATGGAGTTACGACAATTGCAATCAATACTGACAGACAGCATCTTGAGATGATAAAGGCGGATAAAAAGATCCTGATTGGAAGAAGCCTCACGAAGGGTCTCGGAGCAGGAGGATATCCTGAAATCGGAAGGAAAGCAGCGGAACTTGCGAGGGGCGTGCTTGAGGATCTGCTAAGAGATGCGCATCTCGTTTTCGTCTGTGCAGGCCTTGGCGGTGGAACCGGAACTGGCTCCGCTCCGGTCGTTGCAGAGATTGCAAAGAAGCAGGGTGCGATAGTTATCGGAATGGTTCAGATGCCGTTCAGCGTTGAAAGGGCAAGAATAGAAAAAGCAAGAGAGGGACTCGAGGAGCTGAAGAAGCACACTGACACGGTCATTGTGCTGGATAATAACAAGCTCCTTGAGTATGTTCCAAACCTGCCCATAGAACAGGCTTTCAGCGTTATGGACCAGATCGTTGCTGAGACGATAAAGGGCATTGTTGATACAATTACCAAACCGTCCCTGATGAACATCGACTATGCTGATGTCAGGGCAATCATGGGGCATGGCGGTGTGGCAGTGATGCTTGTTGGTGAAGCAAAGTCCCAGAACAAGGCTCAGGAAGTCGTCAGAGACTGCCTGTCTCATCCGCTTCTCGAGGTCGACTACAGGGGTGCGACGGGTGCACTGATCCACATAACCGGTGGACCCGATCTCTCGATAAAGGAGGCAGAGGAGATAGTCAGGGACCTTACATTCGAGATTTCAGACAGTGCAATGGTCATCTGGGGTGCGAGGATTGACAGGGAATTCGAGGGTATCGTCAGGGTTACTGCGATAATGACAGGGGTGAACCCTGAAAAAGCTTTTGCAGCCAAGGAGGAGGAATTCGCACATTTTTCCGGAAACGGTAGGAAGAAGAGCAGCGGATATGTTAAATCCCACAGCACCTCTGAACCGCACCCGGTCCCGTCAATGGTTGCAAAGAACTTTGGTGGTATCGACGTTCTTTAA
- a CDS encoding MTH1187 family thiamine-binding protein: MIAEISVVPVGAGESVSRYVAEVLKVIRSRNLKYELSSMGTSVELDNYLELGELLQEIDDRLVEMGVGRVYMVVKIDSRVKGGSIEQKKESVMEKL; the protein is encoded by the coding sequence ATGATCGCTGAAATATCTGTTGTGCCGGTGGGTGCTGGGGAGTCTGTCAGCCGGTATGTTGCTGAGGTCTTAAAGGTTATCCGCAGCAGGAATCTGAAATATGAACTCTCTTCGATGGGGACTTCTGTAGAGCTGGATAACTATCTCGAACTTGGGGAACTCCTGCAGGAAATAGATGACAGACTGGTGGAGATGGGTGTCGGGAGGGTTTACATGGTGGTAAAGATAGACAGCAGGGTGAAGGGGGGCAGTATAGAGCAGAAAAAAGAATCCGTAATGGAAAAGCTATGA